In Fuerstiella sp., the genomic window TCGATCCACTGTGGGAGTACGCTGCCGATGCTGCTGCATACGGGAACAACAATTGTGGCCCAGGCACCTTTGGAATATACCTTTCCCCGCCATCTTGACGATGTGGCGATTCGCTTTCCCGAAGTGAAGATGATCATGGCTCATCTTGGCCATCCGTATGAACACGAATGTGTGGCTATAATCCGTAACACCCGAATGTCTTCACTGACATCAGTGCTC contains:
- a CDS encoding amidohydrolase family protein, which codes for MLACGPTIHDSIHCGSTLPMLLHTGTTIVAQAPLEYTFPRHLDDVAIRFPEVKMIMAHLGHPYEHECVAIIRNTRMSSLTSVL